A window of the Gossypium hirsutum isolate 1008001.06 chromosome A05, Gossypium_hirsutum_v2.1, whole genome shotgun sequence genome harbors these coding sequences:
- the LOC107960320 gene encoding uncharacterized protein isoform X2 produces MRRRRLRDLSIVQNTPNSEEGNSEQQTVVGSSNVPETLDEPEEFQTESGGTRRVRGCTLLRDLCDLDPVERAKVSRNTHGQPVGSEARLLAGYLGILARNANMLPINYESWHHMPNSNKNQALANIKERFALEVSDDYIKKALGKRWRDNKSTLKKQYFKKDISLEEKLRNVPPGMLRYQWEDAVRFWNSKKGEEVKSGQKVGCLQLFEITHRKKDESPMTSEAGEIMEKLKEKKAEYEVIASSDSSVNLENIDNKIITEVLGLERYGRVRFQGSGVTPTQYFGSGSQQYLPSRSQAQVEIQRLRDQIARMQANTVEQITEVQ; encoded by the exons atgcgtagaagaagattacgagatttaagtattgtccagaatactccaaattcggaagaaggaaatagtgaacagcagacagttgttggatcttcgaatgtgccggagacacttgatgagcctgaagaatttcaaa ctgaaagtggtgggacgcgcagagttcGAGGATGTACGCTGCTTAGAGATTTATGCGACTTAGATCCTGTCGAGCGTGCtaaagtaagtagaaatactcatggtcagcctgttggatctgaagctcgacttttagcaggctatttgggcattttagcacgaaatgcaaatatgttgcccatcaactacgaatcatggcatcacatgcctaatagcaacaaaaatcaggctctcgctaatattaag gagagatttgctttagaagtctccgatgattatattaagaaggcattgggtaaaagatggagagacaataaaagcactttaaagaaacaatattttaagaaagacataagcctcgaggaaaaattgagaaatgtcccgccgggaatgctgaggtatcaatgggaagatgcggttagattttggaattcaaagaaaggagag gaagtcaaatCCGGACAAAAAGTTGgatgccttcagctttttgagattacgcataggaagaaagatgaatctcctatgacatccgaagctggagaaattatg gagaaactaaaggagaagaaggcggaaTATGAAGTGATTGCTTCatctgatagttctgttaatcttgagaacattgataacaaaattatcactgaagttttgggtcttgaaaggtacggtcgggttcgatttcaaggatctggtgttaccccgacccaatattttggatccggctcccagcaatacCTGCCTTCCAGAAGTCAAGCTCAAGTTGAaattcagaggttaagagaccagatagctcgGATGCAAGCGAACACGGTTGAGCAAATTACCGAGGttcaatga